The window GGCGGCGTGAATTTCGACGCCAAGGTTCGCCGTACTTCCTTCGAGCCTATCGATGTCGTCTACTCCCACATCGCAGGCATGGACGCTTTCGCTCGCGGCTTAGAAGTCGCTGCCAAATTGATCGAAGACCGCGTATTCGACAACATCCTCGACACGCGCTATGCTTCCTTCAAATCCGGCATCGGCGCTGACATCGTGTCCGGCAAAGCGGATTTCAAGTCGCTTGAAGCTTATGCACTTGAGAACAACAGCACCATCGTGAACCAATCCGGCCGTTTGGAATTGATTAAAGCCACAGTTAACCAATACCTCATTAACACGTAATCGTCAAAAATCCCGCTCCAGCCATTAGGCGTGAGCGGGATTTTTTTATTTGTCTATTAGCATTTGTGGATAACGCCCCTTCCATCTGTAACAATGTTTTTCATCGCTAACAGATGGGGAACACGGAAAATTGCCTCCTTAGCGCTTTAAAACACGCTTACCCCCACCACCAAGCTCGCTATCTCCGCTCCTCCGGGAGCGACAGCCAACGCTTCAGCTTCACGACTTCTGTCCCAGCCAGCATCATAATGCCAACCCCGTGGTTATCATTGGTTACGGTGAGCAGGTCCTTTTTATAATAATCAGCGGTAAAGGCATACCGCGAGCCGCTGCAAACGCCATGCACATTGCCCTGGGCGTCGATGGCCAGACGGGTCAAACCGTCCCATGCTTTCAGCGAAGCATCGACGAACCGATTTGGTTCCTTGAGCCAGCCGAATCGCACGCCTCTCGCAAAGGCATAGGCAAACATTGCCGTACACGAGGCTTCCTGATAGGCGTCAGAATCGTTCAACACCTGATGCCACAGCCCGCTTTCAGCTTGCAAATCGGCATATCCCGTGCAAAGTTCGTTAAAGAAATGTACTAACTCCGGGCGAGCTTCATGGTCTGCAGGTAGAACCTCCAGCACTTCTGTCAGCGAGAAGAGTGTCCAACCATTCCCACGTCCCCAAGGAATGCCGGTAGCCATGCCGTATTTGAAATCAAATACATGCGACATGATGCGCTGATCCGGCATGTACAAATACTTGCGGAATAACAGAAATTGCTTCGCTGCTTCATCCAGTGCCTCGCTGCTGCCGGTTATCCCCGCATAGCGGCAGAGAAACGGCGTGCTCATGTATAAATCATCGGCCCACATCGTATTTTCCGAATATTCATCCTGACATATCCGATAAAATGCCCCGTCTTCCTTACGCTCCAACCGCGTGAGTATGAAGTCGGCAATTCGCTGCGCAATCGGCAAGAAGCCCGGATCCTTCTCTTCCTGATAGGCTTCCAACATCGCGGAGCCAAAGGAGCCGCAATTATCCAGCATTTTCATCATGACCAATTGTTGATTGATCGCAGGGAACCCGTACTGCTCTCGATCCCATAGCGAGTAGTCGAACATGTCTGTGCAGCTTTGAACATGCCCAAGGGCGTAACCGATAATATCAGACCGCTCCAGCAACCGACCTGCTTGCAGCAGTCCATAAATGGTCACACCAAGCGGATAATCCCAGCGGGCATAATTCGTAACATTGCCGACAGTCCATTTATTGCTCAGCATGGCATTCTCATAATAAGGACGTATCCAGGCGTCAGGACGGTCTAACTGCCAGTACGTCTTGTCACCTGTAGCACCTGACTCTGAACCTTTAGCATAAA is drawn from Paenibacillus sp. V4I7 and contains these coding sequences:
- a CDS encoding glycoside hydrolase family 105 protein, encoding MTTYFNEQESIQSRLGDDDNRTLKVLADRYIGANPPVPFAYRAFYRSGILQNEEGMFDLNLGRRFPEARPGQFSYAYGLVWSDGERNLDVLFRCLGPIEFYFNDERAYRSNVIDEIKPDASVKLNLNFVKGWNRLFIKAKHTAAGFGCLFGSDEAKVRILNVLTPFAERQGQAGWVYSAPTDTDIFEGSPLPDGLASEKEYGLRWLPTCEWSEGDLAKPVCERLFGLQNGKQAYAWTKLDKVSSGEESCLLKGYTASPLTVWLDGRQVLELAEEGGFQVEVPLSFGKHDLLIRSICGNNAWGFTLHAYVKGQVVPLSAPQKVHGSAEPWFYVGPLDASVELAYEELLRTDRIYAKGSESGATGDKTYWQLDRPDAWIRPYYENAMLSNKWTVGNVTNYARWDYPLGVTIYGLLQAGRLLERSDIIGYALGHVQSCTDMFDYSLWDREQYGFPAINQQLVMMKMLDNCGSFGSAMLEAYQEEKDPGFLPIAQRIADFILTRLERKEDGAFYRICQDEYSENTMWADDLYMSTPFLCRYAGITGSSEALDEAAKQFLLFRKYLYMPDQRIMSHVFDFKYGMATGIPWGRGNGWTLFSLTEVLEVLPADHEARPELVHFFNELCTGYADLQAESGLWHQVLNDSDAYQEASCTAMFAYAFARGVRFGWLKEPNRFVDASLKAWDGLTRLAIDAQGNVHGVCSGSRYAFTADYYKKDLLTVTNDNHGVGIMMLAGTEVVKLKRWLSLPEERR